One Drosophila willistoni isolate 14030-0811.24 chromosome XL unlocalized genomic scaffold, UCI_dwil_1.1 Seg142, whole genome shotgun sequence genomic region harbors:
- the LOC26528766 gene encoding uncharacterized protein LOC26528766, whose amino-acid sequence MSLKKRSRLDLDMDPLSVGAVVTSNSGSASFGGQVQSQCQSQSQSLFLSSTNGVVNNLSNTAGAQIFLTICGDENSEEDEYYAIKQEPDLDVHTLLPTNLQLPTGCEIYLVKDTAQVSSPTQLAPNPSTIKLEPDSIADNCNLNVKKLLFVSGQVAGTTTATTTPTLATSTTMSHSILVENHQATQSTLPPITGTVQSQTQPHQHQQNQQLHSSTQSSSSQLQSNVKVDLAYKKRDDKRRATHNEVERRRRDKINCWIFKLKEMLPTEGNRYKPNTQMDEATSSSSSISQKSSQTNQNGRTPPNDSKSQILIKACDYIKSMQNEIDNLRECLRESDNLRLSNQALRDELDSLRQQQELRQRYHGTTSSAGNGGASGGSFNVTLNSLNSSATSDLFEGIDTTATLATVSSINFTKRGLLISDYDE is encoded by the exons ATGAGCCTAAAGAAACGGTCACGCCTGGATCTGGATATGGATCCATTATCGGTCGGGGCAGTTGTCACCAGCAACAGTGGCTCTGCATCATTTGGTGGACAGGTGCAGAGTCAatgtcagagtcagagtcaaaGCTTATTCCTCAGCAGCACCAATGGTGTTGTCAACAATTTGAGTAACACAGCTGGCGCTCAAATCTTTTTGACCATATGCGGTGATGAGAACTCCGAAGAGGATGAGTATTATGCCATCAAGCAGGAACCCGATTTGGATGTACATACACTATTGCCGACCAATCTGCAGCTTCCCACTGGTTGTGAGATTTATCTGGTTAAGGACACCGCACAGGTCAGCAGTCCCACTCAATTGGCCCCGAATCCATCGACCATTAAATTGGAACCAGACTCGATAGCTGataattgtaatttaaatgTGAAGAAGCTTCTATTTGTCAGTGGACAAGTAGCGGGAACCACTACAGCAACTACAACACCAACCTTGGCCACATCCACAACCATGTCCCATTCCATACTTGTGGAAAATCACCAGGCAACCCAATCCACCCTTCCACCCATAACTGGAACTGTTCAGTCACAGACCCAAcctcatcagcatcagcagaaCCAGCAGTTGCACTCCTCCACTCAATCAAGCTCGTCCCAATTGCAGTCCAATGTCAAAGTTGATTTGGCCTACAAGAAACGAGATGACAAACGTCGTGCCACCCATAATGAGGTTGAGCGACGACGTCGCGATAAAATTAATTGTTGGATATTTAAACTTAAGGAAATGCTGCCCACGGAGGGGAATCGTTATAAGCCCAATACCCAAATGGATGAGGCCACCTCATCCAGTTCGAGCATTAGCCAAAAGAGTAGTCAAACCAATCAAAATGGACGCACACCACCCAACGATTCCAAGTCGCAAATACTTATCAAAGCCTGTGATTATATCAAGAGCATGCAAAACGAGATTGACAA TTTAAGAGAATGCTTGCGTGAGTCGGATAATCTGCGTCTGAGTAATCAGGCATTGCGCGATGAGCTGGACAGTCTAAGGCAGCAGCAGGAGTTGCGGCAGCGTTATCATGGCACAACATCCAGTGCTGGTAATGGTGGTGCCAGCGGTGGATCTTTCAATGTGACGCTAAATTCTTTAAATAGTTCAGCTACAAGTGACCTGTTCGAGGGCATAGATACCACAGCAACTCTGGCCACTGTGTCCTCAATAAATTTCACAAAACGTGGCCTATTGATATCCGATTACGATGAGTAA
- the LOC6653022 gene encoding probable elastin-binding protein EbpS, with protein sequence MEKEQAQAQEVVTAPEDNTTTDNNATSKDNMTTDNNATSKDNTTTDDNTTSKDNMTTDNNATSKDNTTTDDNTTSKDNMTIDDNATSKDNTTTDDNATSKDNTTSDNIRVPKNNTDPNGNNLIDATSTQAIESYLTSALKNLRKENKRLAEQYRELQKSYDLKMLDKLKNLNKINLKTRSNIIPFLKRIQVRQLTVLHQMRWMIDNETQIARAYDKHCKTAIDIAEKQHDVEKAQGYDEFTNMSSDQLAEVIKSCKEKIYLNEAEAKRLTLQMEAEEEQHKAELITLRNSINSVEVVLRETSEICQELQFEKTLRDQGNIPI encoded by the exons ATGGAGAAAGAACAAGCGCAAGCCCAAGAAGTCGTGACGGCCCCTGAGGACAATACGACCACTGACAATAATGCGACATCAAAGGATAATATGACCACTGACAATAATGCGACATCAAAGGATAATACGACCACTGACGATAATACGACATCAAAGGATAATATGACCACTGACAATAATGCGACATCAAAGGATAATACGACCACTGACGATAATACGACATCAAAGGATAATATGACCATTGACGATAATGCGACATCAAAGGATAATACGACCACTGACGATAATGCGACATCAAAGGATAATACGACCTCTGACAATATAAGGGTCCCTAAGAATAATACTGACCCCAATGGTAACAACCTCATTGATGCAACCTCCACTCAAGCAATTGAATCTTACCTTACATCGGCCTTGAAAAATTTG CGCAAGGAAAATAAGCGTTTGGCCGAACAGTATCGCGAGTTGCAAAAGTCTTATGACTTGAAAATGCTCGACAAACTGAAGAATCTGAATaagataaatttaaaaacacgCTCTAACATAATACCCTTCCTGAAGCGAATTCAAGTGAGGCAACTAACAGTACTTCATCAAATGAGATGGATGATTGACAATGAGACCCAGATAGCCCGGGCTTATGACAAGCACTGCAAGACCGCCATTGACATCGCTGAAAAGCAACATGATGTGGAGAAGGCACAAGGCTATGATGAGTTCACTAACATG AGTAGTGACCAACTGGCCGAGGTAATCAAGTCTTGTAAggagaaaatttatttaaatgaagCCGAAGCAAAGCGCCTGACACTCCAAATGGAAGCTGAGGAAGAACAACATAAGGCTGAACTCATCACCTTGCGGAACAGTATAAATTCAGTGGAGGTTGTCCTAAGAGAAACAAG TGAAATATGCCAGGAacttcaatttgaaaaaactttGCGCGACCAGGGTAATATCCCGATATAG